TCCTCACTATGTTTAATTTTTCTGAGTTGAAGAAAAGACGGCGTCAGTTAATGGCAGCCATCGATAAGGATGTCGTCATTATTCTGATATCGGCACCCGAATCGCTACGTAATGGCGATGTGCATTATCCCTATCGCCAAGATAGCGATTTTTATTATTTAACCGCTTTTCCTGAGTCTAATGCAGTCGCCCTATTATTACCAGATTCTAAAGATGGAAAGTTCATCTTATTTAGCCGTCCCTATGATGTGATCGAATCTATTTGGAATGGCCAGTCTATTGGTCAGGAAAACGCTAAGAAAATTTATGGTGCGGATGAAGCGTATGCGATTGATCAACTCGAGGCACGATTACCTGACTTTTTAACGACGAAGGTACGCTGTTACTATCTAGGTAGCCAAAACCAGGTGCTCATTAAGCGTCTTAATGAGGTGCTGGGTAGAGCAAGCCAATTAGCTTGCCAAGAAGGTTTGGTAGAGATAACACAGGCGGTACATGAATTACGGCTTAGAAAGAGTCCTTACGAATTAGATTGCCTACGAAAAGCGGCTAGGATCTCTGCGCAAGCGCATATTAAAGCCATGCAAGCATGCCGTCCTGGTCGTTATGAATACCAAATAGAAGCAGAATTACTTTATGAGTTTTATCAAAACGGGAGTCGGGCGGTAGCCTACCCCAATATTGTGGCGAGTGGCAGCAATGCATGTATTCTTCATTACACGGATAACAGCGCGCTTTTGAAATCGGGTGATTTACTCTTGATTGATGCTGGTTGTGAATACCAATCGTATGCCTCTGATATTACACGCTCTTTTCCCGTCAACGGACGATTTAGCCCAGAGCAGAAAATCATCTATGAAATTGTACTAAAAGCACAGCAAGCACTGATCGCCGCTATAAAGCCGGGCGTCCTGTGGGACAGCTTGCAAGCCCGTTGTGTGCGTATTATCACAGAAGGGCTATTGGATTTAGGTTTGTTAAAAGGTGAACCCGAATCACTGATTGAAAATAAGAGCTACAAAAAATTTTATATGCATGGCTGTAGCCATTGGCTAGGCTTAGATGTACATGATGTAGGATGTTATAAGCTGAATAAAAAATGGCGTCCCTTAGAAGCTAATATGGTGTTTACGGTAGAACCTGGCATTTATATTGCTGCACAAACGGAAGGTGTGGATGAAAAATGGTGGAATATCGGTGTGCGGATTGAAGATGATGTGTGTGTTATGAAGGATGGTTGTGAAGTGTTGTCGCAGGACGCACCAAAAAAAATCAGTGACATTGAATCGTTGATGAACTCATCATGAAACAAGATCACGATAAGCGAGACTACGACATTCTTATTATGGGTGCAGGCATGGTGGGAACAAGTCTGGCTTTAGCTCTATCCCATTTACCATTACGGATCGCCATTATCGAAAAGACCTCTTTTAATCTAGATATTACGCCTAATTTAGACAGTAAACCCATTGCTTTAAACTATGCCAGCAGTCGTATTTTAAAGAATTTAATACCTTGGACTGACCTATCAGCGTATGCCAACCCCATTGAACAGGTGCATATTTCAGAAGCAGGCTGTTTTGCGGCGGCGAGAATTAAAGCCAAAGCAATGGGTGTTTCTGCCTTAGGTTATGTGATTCCAGCAAGCTTATTAGGATGTGCTTTCACAAAAGCATTGATCCCGCTGACTGAAGGTTCGAAGCCACTTCGTTTAGATCTATTTAATCCAGCACAGTGTCAGGCTTTGCTAAAGAACGAACAGGTTTGGGAAGCGCACATAACGACAGAAACAGGCGAGTTACAAACGATTTCAGCACGTTTGGTCGTAGCCGCCGATGGTTCCGATTCTATCGTACGGCAATTATTAGGTATTAAGGTACAAGCTCAAAGTAAAGGGCAAATGGCCTTGGTGACAACGCTTAAATTAGCACGCCATCATCATCATACCGCCTATCAACGGTTTACCTCACAAGGCGTGATGGCTGCTTTGCCGTTGTTAGGCAATCAAGTAGGGTTCGTTTGCACAGCTCCACAGCATCAGATTGAAGAGCGGCAGTCGTTGAGCAAATCCGAGTTTTTAGCGTGGGTACAATCGCTTTTTGCTTATCGCTTAGGACAGTTTTTAGAGAGTGGGTCGCTGCGTAGTTACCCTATAAAAAGTTTTATCGCAGAACCACAAGCGCAAGCAGGCTTAATTTTATTAGGCAATGCGGCGCATACTTTATCACCTATTGCTGCACAAGGACTTAATTTGGCCCTACAAGATATGGCAGAATTAGCGGATAGGATTGCTAAGGCTTTTGTTGCACAAAAAGATTTAGCGGATTCCTCTATTAGCCAGGCTTATTTGGCGGCACGGTTGCCGGCACAAAAACAATTAATAGGATTGACTGAAAATTTAGGCCGCTTATTCCAAGAAAAGTTTAGACCGTTGACTTTA
This is a stretch of genomic DNA from Candidatus Rickettsiella viridis. It encodes these proteins:
- a CDS encoding aminopeptidase P N-terminal domain-containing protein → MFNFSELKKRRRQLMAAIDKDVVIILISAPESLRNGDVHYPYRQDSDFYYLTAFPESNAVALLLPDSKDGKFILFSRPYDVIESIWNGQSIGQENAKKIYGADEAYAIDQLEARLPDFLTTKVRCYYLGSQNQVLIKRLNEVLGRASQLACQEGLVEITQAVHELRLRKSPYELDCLRKAARISAQAHIKAMQACRPGRYEYQIEAELLYEFYQNGSRAVAYPNIVASGSNACILHYTDNSALLKSGDLLLIDAGCEYQSYASDITRSFPVNGRFSPEQKIIYEIVLKAQQALIAAIKPGVLWDSLQARCVRIITEGLLDLGLLKGEPESLIENKSYKKFYMHGCSHWLGLDVHDVGCYKLNKKWRPLEANMVFTVEPGIYIAAQTEGVDEKWWNIGVRIEDDVCVMKDGCEVLSQDAPKKISDIESLMNSS
- a CDS encoding FAD-dependent monooxygenase produces the protein MKQDHDKRDYDILIMGAGMVGTSLALALSHLPLRIAIIEKTSFNLDITPNLDSKPIALNYASSRILKNLIPWTDLSAYANPIEQVHISEAGCFAAARIKAKAMGVSALGYVIPASLLGCAFTKALIPLTEGSKPLRLDLFNPAQCQALLKNEQVWEAHITTETGELQTISARLVVAADGSDSIVRQLLGIKVQAQSKGQMALVTTLKLARHHHHTAYQRFTSQGVMAALPLLGNQVGFVCTAPQHQIEERQSLSKSEFLAWVQSLFAYRLGQFLESGSLRSYPIKSFIAEPQAQAGLILLGNAAHTLSPIAAQGLNLALQDMAELADRIAKAFVAQKDLADSSISQAYLAARLPAQKQLIGLTENLGRLFQEKFRPLTLIRNSGLLAFDLVSPLKQNISRRLMGTHGRLSPLVRGIAPQQEEEHVKI